A genomic stretch from Telopea speciosissima isolate NSW1024214 ecotype Mountain lineage chromosome 7, Tspe_v1, whole genome shotgun sequence includes:
- the LOC122669355 gene encoding ras-related protein Rab11A, whose translation MANGGSYGDANQKIDYVFKIVLIGDSAVGKSQILSRFARNEFSLDSKATIGVEFQTRTVLIDHKNVKAQIWDTAGQERYRAVTSAYYRGAVGAMLVYDMTKRQSFDHIPRWLEELRSHADKNIVIILIGNKADLENQRAVPTEDAKEFAQKEGLFFLETSALEATNVETAFLTVLTEIFNIVNKKNLVASADQSNGNPASLSGKKILIPGPGQEIPAKRNMCCQ comes from the exons ATGGCGAACGGAGGAAGCTACGGGGACGCGAATCAGAAGATCGATTATGTCTTCAAGATAGTACTCATCGGAGACTCTGCTGTTGGTAAATCTCAGATTCTTTCTCGCTTTGCTCGGAACGAGTTCAGCTTAGATTCCAAGGCCACTATCGGTGTTGAGTTCCAGACTCGGACTGTACTCATCGATCACAAGAACGTTAAGGCTCAGATCTGGGACACTGCAGGACAAGAAAG ATACAGAGCTGTAACAAGTGCATATTATAGGGGTGCTGTTGGTGCCATGTTGGTTTATGACATGACTAAACGTCAGAGCTTTGATCACATACCCCGCTGGCTGGAAGAGCTGCGCAGCCATGCTGACAAGAACATTGTGATCATACTGATTGGAAACAAGGCAGATCTCGAGAACCAGCGAGCTGTTCCCACTGAAGATGCCAAAGAATTTGCTCAGAAGGAAGGGCTATTCTTCTTAGAGACATCGGCATTGGAAGCTACTAATGTTGAAACTGCTTTCTTGACTGTTTTGACAGAGATCTTCAACATTGTTAACAAAAAGAACCTGGTTGCTAGCGCGGATCAAAGCAATGGCAACCCAGCTTCCTTGTCTGGGAAGAAGATTCTTATCCCTGGCCCTGGGCAGGAGATCCCTGCGAAGAGAAACATGTGCTGCCAATAA